Within Zonotrichia albicollis isolate bZonAlb1 chromosome 18, bZonAlb1.hap1, whole genome shotgun sequence, the genomic segment CCCAAAGATACTGCTCCTCTAAGATCATGTTGGTGGGTTTTACAACTGAACgaatggctgtgctggggcagcccagggaaggcCTGAACAGACCCCACTGCCGAGCACATAACTGAGGGTTTCCCTCCTGCATTTGGGCCTCTGTGCCCTCAAAGCTTGGGGAGTAGGTTTTTGATGAGCTGGTGACTCCTGTTATGGCCTGGGCTAGATGGGGGAGGTGTTGATGGTGTTTCCCCATCTACGATCATCTTTCTGTGTTTGAATTAGAGCTTTTACTGCTCCTGACAATCAGGTAGGTCCAGAGTAAGGGTGAAGGTCTCTTGAAAAACTTGTGTCATGCTAGGTTTAGGGTCTACTAAGCTCTTCCCCAGGGAATTCATCATGGTACTTTACAAGGTGCTTAAGGGCTCAGTCATTAGGGCCCTCCTGAATCCCTCTGTGCTGGTTCCCAGCTCCATCTGGAAGGTCTGAGGTAGCTCCTGAGGCTTCCTCTGCCACCAAGCAGCAGGACACAAGTACTCTGGAGAGGAAAGATTGCCCTTTGGACATGCCTCTCTTCTGACTGGCCAGAGGCTGCTGGATGTTTATGTCTgtctgggaagcagcaggagcagcagtgcaaCAATGCAGGGGAGTGACAGCATGGCCTCAGGCAGCTGCACAGCACAGTGACAGCacctctctctgtctctcccagaGTCCCTCTGTCCTCGACGGGATGTGCAAAGAAGATGCAGATTGTCCCATGGGAAACCCTGTGGTTCATGGCAATGGTACTGTTTGATTtgctaaagaaagaaaatcctagaatggtttgggttaaaaaagaacttaaagctcatcctgttccaccccctgccatgggcagggacacctcccactatcccaggctgctcccagccccagtgtccagcctggccttgggcactgccagggatccaggggcagccacagctgctctgggcaccctgtgccagggcgtgcccaccctcacagagaacaATTTCTCCCCAGTATCCCATCTGAACCTGCCTCTGCCACTGGGACAcccttccctgtgtcctgtctctCCAGGCTCTTGCCCCAAGTCCCcttccagctctcttggaggtcctttaggcactggagGGGGCTCTGATATCTCTCCAAAGTCTTCTCCTGGTGAtcaaccccaactctctcagcctgtcttatATTGTCTTGTTTCTAGGGATAAAAACTGGGAAATGTTTGATGTTCAATGCCACCCATTCCACCTGTGAGATCTATGGCTGGTGTCCTGTGGAGAATAGCACCCTGCCCAGGTAATCACACATGAGGAGACAGCAGATATTGGGAGCTTTGGGTCTCTCCCTCTGTGTTACCAGGAGTCTGACCACATGTGCCCAAGGGACAACCAGGCTCTGGGAGACCTCTGACATTGACTTTCTGGTCAGTTAAACTCAGAGGGCGTCACCCAAGAGCATTTTTTGCACCTGTCCATTGTAGCCAAAATCTTGGGGTTGCAGGAGAGACTGCAGAGCTTGGGAAATAGGGCCTTGGCCACTGTGCAAGACTTGACTTTGTTGGTGGTTGTTTTCTAGGAAACCTCTTCTGGCTGAGGCAGAGAATTTCActctttttataaaaaatacTGTCCACTTCACCAAATTTAACTTCTCCAAGTAAGTACAGTACTTCCCAGCTGGGCTGAGCATGCAGCCTGGTCCATCCTTGGCACTGAGCCTGCGATGGGGCTGAGGAGCTGAAGCACTCGTGGAACCAGTGGCACCCAGGGCAGGTGGTGCTGGGGCAGTCAGGGCAGGACAGGTGTTGAGGTCACTTCAGCTGTCCTGGGTGTGCAGCTCTAAGAgcagtgggatggggacacctcAGAGAGAGGGACGGGTGTCCATCTGCACATGTAGAGCACTGCAGAGAGCTGGACAAGGCCAGCCATTCCCAAGCTCTCATTTGGAAGTGAAACTAATAGTTTTGTCTTTTAGTCCTTGCAAAGTGGTTTCACAGAAGGCACGTAAAGGGCTGCACTGGCCCCACAGTTCCAGGCacgctggctgtgctgccttaCCGTGGCAGGAGATATGGCATGAACTGTCCCTGCTGTTACCCGTAGCAGAGACCAGAGCTGGGTGCTGGGAAGAAACAAAGGAGCACAAAGAGGTGGAAGGGAAGGCCATGGCACATGCTATAGAGGATAACTCCATGTGAGATTCCTCTGGGCTGGTTTGTCTCCACCCTCTTCCATCTGAGGCTTTAGGCGAGGCATTGACTGTCTCCCCATCCTGATGCAGGAGCACTGGCAGGCCCAATGCAATGGGAGGGTCCCCTCTGCAGTCCCACAGCTGGGCTCCATGACCTCCCAGACCCCTGCCTCCCCTCTCTCCTGTCTCAGGTGCAACACTTTACAAACCAGTGACCCCAGCTATTTCAAGAGCTGCACATATGATCCAGTCTTCAacccctcctgccctgtgttCCGTGTCCGTGACATGGTGGAGGCAGCTGGACAGAACTTTGCAGACCTCATGCTGCTGGTACTTGTTTTTTATACAACTGTGGAAGGCAATTCAAAATTCCCCAAGGATGCAAGCAAGAAGCAGAGGACTGACCTGAAATGCTAAGGGAATATGTGATCTGGGAATGTCTGAACAGTTAATGACTCATCTAATCTGATTCCGTGCTTCTCCTGGAATAAAATGTGTTTTGCAGGGGGGAAGCATCAGAGTTCTTATTGAGTGGAACTGCGACCTGGACCACCCTGCTACCCAGTGCCAACCACAGTATTCCTTCAGCCTGCAGGACATGAGGTACAATTTCAGGTGAGGATGCTGAGACAGTGGCCACATAGGCCTGTGGGATCAGCACATGGCAGTTGTTTGAGATTTCAGTTCTGATGGATGCTCtgaaaggagcagcagggacaggcagtgTGCCTCGGTCAGTTCACAGATGACACtgagctgggtgggagtgtggATCTACTGGAAGGCAGGAagccctgcagagggaactggacaggctggatccatgtGCTGAGGCCAGTGGTGTGAGGTTCAACAAGATCAAGTGCCAGATTATGCTATGGAATGTTctaggctggggcagagtggctggaaaggtgCAGGCAGGAAAGGACCTGAAGATGAATGTgaacccaggtgtgcccaggtgggcaggaaGGTGAAGGGCACCTgatctgtgctggcactgctggggcatcTGCAGTCCTGGCATATCTGGACCCCTCCTGACAAGAGagacctggaggggctggagcgtgtccaggggagggaatggagctgggaaggggctggagccccaggagaggctgagggagctgggcaggggctcagcctggagcaaaggaggctcaggggggcccttgtggctctgcacagctcctgacaggaggggacagccgggggggtcgggctgtgctcccaggCCCAACAAGGAGCCTTATTGGAGGGAACAGCCTGAAGTTGCACTATGGGAGTGTTTAGATTGCatgttagaaaaaaaatcttttcactGAAAAGTTTATCCAGCCCTGGTGCAGCTACCCAGGGCAGTGGTAgagtccctgtccctggagggatttaaaacctctgtagatgtggcacttggggacgtgAGTTAGTGCTGGGTTACTTGTTTGGACTTAAAGATCTTAGAGACCTTTAAGGCATTGGGAAAtggcagctcagggcagggcctgTCAGTGCAGGGTTGCTGTGGCAATTCCCAGGCTTGtagctcttttgtgtttgcagaggagcagggcatTTCCCGTCTGAGGGCAGGGACCTGTGACtgtccccacctgggctgggcacacTGAGAGCTGCATGCTCCCAGTGACCCAAACTGGATGCTGAGGGGATGCTGATGCCCCGCTGTTGGTGCCAGTGAGTCATCACTGCACGTGTATGCCCAGTCCCCAGCCTGTAGGACACGCAGGAACCCAGAGGTCCAGCAGTCCTTTGGCATTGGCACCCCCTTCCCTCCGTGCCTTTCTGAGCCATCCCAATGTCTCCCACAGAACAGCCTCCTACTACTGGGGCTCGCAGCGGCAGCTCTACCGGAACCTGCTGAAGCTCTACGGGATCCGCTTTGACCTCTCTGTGCACGGCCAGGTACCGGGAGCTCTCCGCCCCAGGGCTGACTCCTCACACCACGGCTCCCACCCTGCCCCCGTGGTTTCTGCTGCCCTCACTTCTCCCCACCTGGGTGAACTCTTCACTTCTTCCCAGAGTTCTCTaagcagagcaggagaaaaCAGTCTCTCCTGTTTGAAGAAAAACCTTTTGGTTATACCCTGAGGAGGGGGAGTTCCCTCTCTGAGGGTCTGACATGGGGGCCATGGAGTGCTCAGTAGGCAAGGTGAACTGGGATTCAGGGTGTCCCTCTGACAGTCTTTTGGTGGGAACACCCTGACAAAGATCAACGTGAACTCTGCTGAACCTGGACAATTATTCCCTTCTTGATTAAAAGTACCCTCGGGGGGAAAAGGTGTAGTGTGATTGAGGCTGGATAtgccccagccatgtgcactgagAGCCTGGAaactccctgtgccctgcactcCTCCTCAGCACTGTGGGCAGGAGGTAAAG encodes:
- the P2RX6 gene encoding P2X purinoceptor 6 isoform X2; the protein is MPGPPCGSLLDYKTAKFSVTRNRRVGLLHRLLQLSALGYLLGWVLLLRKGYQERDTAPRVAVVTKVKGAAVAEAAGRRLWDAADLTWPPQGENVLFLVTHFIATVQQAQGTCPESPSVLDGMCKEDADCPMGNPVVHGNGIKTGKCLMFNATHSTCEIYGWCPVENSTLPRKPLLAEAENFTLFIKNTVHFTKFNFSKCNTLQTSDPSYFKSCTYDPVFNPSCPVFRVRDMVEAAGQNFADLMLLGGSIRVLIEWNCDLDHPATQCQPQYSFSLQDMRYNFRTASYYWGSQRQLYRNLLKLYGIRFDLSVHGQAGKFSIIPTAVSCGTSIAFFGAATMVCDLVLLYLDAKADLYWKEKFEEVRRGPHGREEVLK
- the P2RX6 gene encoding P2X purinoceptor 6 isoform X3, whose amino-acid sequence is MPGPPCGSLLDYKTAKFSVTRNRRVGLLHRLLQLSALGYLLGWVLLLRKGYQERDTAPRVAVVTKVKGAAVAEAAGRRLWDAADLTWPPQGENVLFLVTHFIATVQQAQGTCPESPSVLDGMCKEDADCPMGNPVVHGNGIKTGKCLMFNATHSTCEIYGWCPVENSTLPRKPLLAEAENFTLFIKNTVHFTKFNFSKCNTLQTSDPSYFKSCTYDPVFNPSCPVFRVRDMVEAAGQNFADLMLLGGSIRVLIEWNCDLDHPATQCQPQYSFSLQDMRYNFRTASYYWGSQRQLYRNLLKLYGIRFDLSVHGQAGKFSIIPTAVSCGTSIAFFGAATMVCDLVLLYLDAKADLYWKEKFEEARPPKGKPKATA